A genomic window from Haliaeetus albicilla chromosome 10, bHalAlb1.1, whole genome shotgun sequence includes:
- the RORC gene encoding LOW QUALITY PROTEIN: nuclear receptor ROR-gamma (The sequence of the model RefSeq protein was modified relative to this genomic sequence to represent the inferred CDS: inserted 3 bases in 2 codons) — MSRDAVKFGRMSKKQRDRLHAEVQQQLEQRQRERAAEGAPAVPLGLAGCRGHPLTPAGTPGCPGTRHGGTEGRAGAMAEVEPGRLEGTKRGPDGDRDRAGPDFYPHPDVGSLLESPTSSGVEIEHLTQNVLKSYRETCQLRAEDLQLRRWDTFSCEEVCAYQKKSMEEMWQRCAGRITEAIQYVVEFAKRLHGFMDLCQNDQIVLLKAGAMEVVLVRMCRAFNSDNRTVFFEGKYAGAELFRSLGCHELICSIFDFAQSLCALHFSESEVALFSALVLINANRPWLQEXGKGGTAAWTPGSCLPPPAAPDXHREGLLARLPPQGRLRALCSQHVEQLQAFRRLHPGVLHAAFPPLYRELFASEAETPSGTR; from the exons ATGTCCCGCGACG CTGTCAAGTTCGGCCGCATGTCCAAGAAGCAGCGGGACCGGCTGCACGCCgaagtgcagcagcagctggagcagcgGCAGCGGGAGCGGGCGGCCGAGGGGGCACCTGCCGTCCCCCTGGGGCTAGCGGGGTGCCGGGGCCACCCGCTGACCCCTGCCGGCACCCCGGGGTGCCCTGGCACCCGCCATGGCGGGACGGAGGGCAGGGCTGGTGCCATGGCGGAGGTGGAGCCGGGGCGGCTGGAGGGGACCAAACGGGGCCcggatggggacagggacagggccGGCCCCGACTTCTACCCCCACCCCGATGTCGGCAGCCTCCTGGAGTCACCCACATCCTCTGGTGTGGAGATCG AGCACCTCACCCAGAACGTCCTCAAGTCGTACCGGGAGACGTGCCAGCTCCGTGCCGAGGACCTGCAGCTCCGGCGCTGGGACACCTTCTCCTGTGAGGAGGTCTGCGCCTACCAGAAGAAG TCAATGGAGGAGATGTGGCAGCGCTGCGCCGGGCGCATCACCGAGGCCATCCAGTATGTGGTGGAGTTCGCCAAGCGCCTGCACGGCTTCATGGACCTCTGCCAGAATGACCAGATCGTCCTCCTCAAAGCGG GCGCCATGGAGGTGGTGCTGGTGCGGATGTGCCGAGCCTTCAACTCCGACAACCGGACTGTCTTCTTCGAGGGCAAGTACGCCGGCGCCGAGCTGTTCCGATCCCTGG GCTGCCACGAGCTCATCTGCTCCATCTTCGACTTCGCCCAGAGCCTCTGCGCTCTGCACTTCTCGGAGAGCGAGGTGGCCCTCTTCAGCGCCCTCGTCCTCATCAACGCCA acCGGCCgtggctgcagg caggcaAAGGTGGCACGGCTGCATGGACACCTGGAAGTTGCCTTCCGCCTCCTGCTGCGCCGGA CCACCGTGAGGGGCTCCTGGCCAGG CTGCCGCCACAGGGGCGCCTGCGGGCACTGTGCTCACAGCACGTGGAGCAGCTCCAGGCCTTCCGCCGCCTGCACCCCGGGGTGCTGCACGCCGCCTTCCCCCCGCTCTACCGCGAGCTCTTCGCTTCCGAGGCCGAGACCCCCAGTGGCACCCGCTGA